The Gopherus evgoodei ecotype Sinaloan lineage chromosome 8, rGopEvg1_v1.p, whole genome shotgun sequence genome segment aaatgatattttaaaatgtttgcctcTGAAAACAACTGGAAACCAATCATAATAAGCTGTGCTTCAGGGAAAGCAAATTTTCTTGTAGGATTACCTCTGCCCTTTGCTGCACAGACTTAGTTAAAATGATGGGCCCCAGGGGCACAAAGCCCAGCAACCTTTCTCGCCTctcaggagacagcagcagccaggagtttTCCTGGAATGATCTATAAACACTCCTTACCCACACTGGGAgtaggagtgggggtgggggatggggtgttCATTAAATTAGTGCATTTGGGCCTCTACTGTACTGTATATTGTCTTTCcaagtttttatttgttttccccaTATATACCTTCTGCACTGGAGTCTAAACTGAAGTCTTGACTCTGCAATATTTTTTCAACAATATCATCTGCATCTACTCTGGTGGCATCAACCCGCTTCAATTGTGACTCTACAGAGTCTTGCTTCACTGGATGCCTGTTAGGATAAACACATTTAGAGATTCTAAAAACTAATTGTCAATACATTTAATTCAGAGTACTGTCACTATAAGAAGCCTTTCAAGTTATGTTAAGTGTACCTGCTGAGTTTTTCTGAAGATATATCTTTAACAGGAGTATCAAAATTATCATCAGTTATTTTTGGTTCAGTCTCTTCACATGGCTCCAGAATACTTCCAATTCCTGTAGACGTACTTCCCACTGAGGTGTTTCTCCTATGGCTGAGATCAGAAAAACTGGATGATCTGGAGTGACATGTGCTATATCCTATTGGaaaacagagaagagccacaataGTTACATTATTAATGGCCAGGGCTGTGCTTTCCCCCActatttggtttggttttactCCTGACGAGAGCCtacaaatgttttaagaagctacATACACTCTCTTACTCTATCCAATTCACTTCACTTAGTATATTTTCCTTTGGAATCTTCATCATTCTTTTCTCTGCCTTCTTGGATGGTATCTTCATCAGCTTGGACACATTCTGGGGTTTTCTTTTCAGATTAAGAAAGAAGTGTATTAAGTAGGAATGCATTTTTCTGGGTGGATGACTGCAGCTATTATCAGATCTTTTTCATATCTGACTAATTAATTTTTTTCGGGTCttcctttaaaatttttttcttttatttcttcacTTCCTGCATCTGGAGACGTATCCAGAGCAAACATGCTTTGGTAATTTGTTCATGTAAAAGAAGGATGAAAGTCGATAAAGTTCAAGTCTTTCCCTTTCAGTATTTTATGGCATTATCACAGATTGATTTTTGCTAGTTTGTGAATTTTGAAGACAAAATAATTTCAGGCGCAGCATCTGATGTTGAAGAGTTGCTGGAAAAGGAACATAAGGGAcatggcaaaaaaaacaaaaaaaagtttctattgCAGGTTTGTCTCCTCATTGTTCTGCTCCATCACATCAGATAATTTCATTGAACTTACACATTTGATCTTGACTGAGAGTAATCTAGTTTTCAGCCTTTTGGGATGAGCATGAATCCCTTCTATCTTGCTCATTTACCAACTcttgaaaatgttttccttttactTTAGAAGAATTACTAGTTTCTATTACTTGATTTTATTCAGATACTTCTTCCTTATCACTTCTTTCAACATTAGGCAGGTGGAATCTGATAAAGTCATACAATGATGGCTGGTAATCACTAATCTTTCATGTGTGGTATGATCAGCAGCTTAATGTCTACTACAGTTAGAAGGAGAATTTACCACTTAGTGAATTCAACACTTTGAAGAATGAGAAAtaaggttgtcataaacagatagctaagggttaatgtctcttacacctggaaagaggtaacctgaagcacctgaccagaggaccaatcaggaaaccagactttttcaggtctgggtggagggaagtttgtgtctgagttctttgtcttctgtctgtctctctctcggctatgggaggatttctgtttcctgctttctaatcttctgtttccaagttctgagtacagagatcataatacaataggggttattggttttttcttttgtatttacatggtatagttgctggaatgtttgaattgtattcttttgaataaggctgtttattcatatttcttttaagcaaatgaccctgtatttgtcaccttaatacagagagaccattttttatgtatttttctttcttttacataaagctttcttttaagacctgttggagtttttctttaggggggaactccagggaattgagtctgtgcgcaccagggaattggtgggaggaagaagtcccttctgtgtatctctccaggaacacctggaggggggaagggaaaaggtttatttccctttgttgtgagactcagaggggtttgggtcttggggtccccagggaaggtttggggggaccagagtgctccaaaacactctaattttttgggtgaaggcagctttaccaggtccaagctggtaactaagcttggaggttttcatgctaacccccatattttggacgctaaggtccaaatctgggactaggttatgataaagGTAAGCTAGCCAGCTTTCTGCAGAACCATGTTATTGGATGCTCTTCCAACCTTCCAGATATTGCTAGAGTCTAGGGCTTGATTTTATAACTACCCAGTGCCCTCTTCAACTGATTGCATGCATTAGCCATGACCCTGTCTCCAATCACCAGTAAGTAACTCCACCCATGGTCTCCTAGGCTTTTAATTCTCATTTCCTAAGAGATGTAAAAACCCTGGTGTTTTCATCATTTCCCTTTTTACTTTTTCGAATGCCTGAAGCTTTTAGTGACAAATTAGAAACAGGTTCTAACGTCAGTTATTCCTTAATAAAAGCTTCCATGTAAACATTTCCGAGtggcaaagttaaaaaaaataaaataaaataaaaaaaatctcccatttccaaaaaaaagttagtcccccccaaaaccagtaggtaattaaaaaacaaaccaacacaaCACCAGGTAGTTCCAATTCAAAAGCCCTAACTAGGTAGAATGTTTCTTTTACACACAAAGCAGCCTGTTTACATCAAAATGCTTTGTGAAGCTTCTGAAATACCAAAAGCTAATAAAACTAACTCAAGGGAATTCAACATCAACTTCTACCTGACAATTTTGATTGCTGGCTTGCATAGCTTGATGTTCTGGAATGTCCACATGCACCAAGTTCATCTGGGACTGACGCACTCTTTGCTGAGAGATCTACAATAAACGGCAATCAGAAGAGATTGTTGAATCCAGCACTCAGTTTTTGGCCTACAGCCATTATCAGACAGATGTCAGACCTCACAAGATAAGCAGAATGGAACTTGATACTAGTTAGAtaagaaacctctaaggaaaatCCAGGTGCTGCAAGAAATGTTGTCAGCATTCAAGTACATGACACTCACCTGGACTATAAATAATTACTGATTCAAAggagagagtatcagagggtacaCAATTGGACAGCTTTTGGTTGAAGTACATTAATGACCACAGGCAGCTGGGCCTTGAGTTAAGAGCCCATGGCACTTTCCCCAGAAAAGCAGTGTTAACacagatgtgctggccacttttCAAGCAGATACTTTTATAAAATTCTCTGTAGTTTCAGTTGACAGAATACCATTTCCTGTCCTAATCTCAGTCTAATATTGATGTGCACTAGTAAAATATATTGAGACTCACCCTAGAGTTGCAACATTTTAATAGTAAGTGAACTGATTTCTATAGTTTGTCTGCTTTCAGTATGACAAATGCTAAGTGATTCTTAAACTTGTACCATTAAAAACCTTATTCAATATCTATCCATAACGCACCAAATCACGAGAGTTAGCAATATTAAGGGCCAATATACCTATGAAAGCACGATCATTCATAAATTaaatattaagggccagattctgctttaagtacactggtataaatccagagtaatgccACTGAGATTTGCTTAAGTAGCAGAAAATACActctcaaaatattttgaattttaaaaagggacaTAGGCAATTGATCcgatttccctttctttctcactTCTAATAGAAATACTGCTCCATTACGCCAGTGTAAATCCAGCACATCAAAGGAATTACTCTGCATTTACATAGTGGTACCAAGAGCAGTATTGCTCAACAAACAGAGTAAAAAGGGGATTTGGGATAAAATGTCCATGTCTGTTTAACATTCAAAAGATTTCATGAATGTGTTTGCTGCTACTTAGGACTCAAACAACAGTAAAACCAATAGCATTATTTCATACCTGATACACCCAGATGAACCACTTTCAAGTTCTCTCCGCCTTTCCTGTCTTCATGTAAAGATTCTGCTTCTCCAGCAATTGTGATGGACATTCCTGTGGAAGGAGGCCTGTAAGCAAATGCACAGAGATCAGGGTTTGCTTTACCTGTGCTTCTGTCTTTTTGGAAGCATTATCGTGATTTGGGTGATGGTAGGAGTGGGCAGGGGGGTTATAGGTTCAATTCACATTGGACTTCACTGGGATTTAATGAGACTGTAGTATCAATAAATTTAGGAACACAGTCCCCCAGTTCCCTTTGTCCAAAACTGTTGAACTTCACAAGGAACCCTGAATTTGATCCATTTGCTCAGCCTTCTGGGGAGGACTGAAAAGTTTGGAGGCCCCACGGAAAGATACAGATTCATCTTGTTGACTGATTGTTGGTTGTTATTTATTTAATTGGAAGGGGAGGTGTTTGGTTTGgatttagtttttaattaaagtacTCCCAGCCCAGGATAGGCATTTTGAGTGTATAAAAATGTTTCTATCCTTGGCAAAAACACACAGGTTCAGTAAGAATAACCAAGTGTCTAGTGTCCCCTTTCCATAACATTTACATTACCAGAATGTAAATTTGTTTGCAGGGAAATAAAGCTAGACAATTGACTCCAATTCTGACTTAATATACACATTTTATTATAAGACATTAATAATTAGTTTTACTTAAAGAGAGCCAATGTGGAATGAGTGACATTTAATACCAAAGCACTAAGCTTATGATTACATGATAGCTGGCTAGTCAAACTATAACAGAGTTGAGTTGTTTGGTTTATTTCCAGCTAGAAATGCTTTTCATGGCCTGCAACAGCAATAATAATTTAACAACTGCCTCAATGGCCTCACTCACCTACATGGAGTCTATGGACAATGACAATGTGTAGAAGGCATATTTCCTATTAAATCTTAATCTTTccctatgatttttttaaaaaggtcaaatGCATACCTAAGCAAAAGGTCTGGTTACAtacaccctctccccccaagtAATGAGCATAAAAATACAACCAGAAACAgttcaaaatataaaaatttaataaCTGAGTTATCCCATACCAAATATTCAACCAACATACCAATTTTAACTATACTCAAGGAGATACAGTTTATTGAACACAAACTGCTTTCACTACAGAAGGGTATCTATCACAAAATCATGAAGTCCGagagcctctgtgctgttgaggaagaGGAAAGTCTcaaggaaggagaacatcaagcaGGAGCAGAAGGAAACTATCCCATAGTTGAGAACCTCTTTCCAGATGCCATACTATCCTCTCACATTGAGGATACCCCTCTGGGGAGGGGCACCgagttattaggaagagataggtaatagtaatgggggatttgattattagcagtatagatagttgggtttgtaaTGACAGGGGAACTACGTGGTGAACTGCCTGATAGGTGTGAAGGTTGCGGAcctctcaaggcatctagataAGCTTACATGCAGTGCTAGGGAGAAGCCAGTGGTGGTGCTACATGTaggaaaaaatgacaaaaaggtaggagagagagatTGTGAAGACCAAATTTAGGTTGTTAGGTaaaagattaaagtccaggatcttcatggtagcattctctgaaatgattCCAGTTCCACATCCAGAGCCAGTTAAGACAGGCAGTAGCTGTAGTTGATTTTCATTTGAttataaaatttgaaaaaaagtttccattttctAAGAAAAGAGCCAGCtaatcaaaacaaaaactaaaaacaaaaccccacatctGGATCAGCTACAATATTTGCTGGGTTTGATTTGAAAGTTTAGTATTCCAGGAAAGAATTACATCATCAGTTTGGAAGAGATCAAGACTGAATAATTCTGTCAAGCCATCGTGAAGTAAAATACAAGTTTTAACACATAACCAAGAGATTCTTTTTGCTTTTATTGCAAGCCCCTAACATCAATTATACAACAGAAATAGACTTTATAGTAGTCCTTTAACAGGGCTTTAGAGAGCCTGATtaaattgatttttctgtttggcaTAAAAAGTGTATCTGAGACTTATGGATAACGTtgtctccagaaaaaaaaaatcaaaattttcatttcaactttATATGTACTAGTGTACAGAGAAAAGGAATACATTACTTTATTAGCAAACAGGCTAGAATTCAGTAGCCCTTGGGGAATCACTGCTATGAGTAATATTAGGTTAATGCAATCAGTACCATGACATATGTAGACATGTGGCAATAAGTAAATATAGGAGTGTGCAATAAACACAGAGGTAAAACATACTCTGCCCTGCTAAACAAACTAAGATAATACATTTTTAGCTCCTGTCCACTATGTAGTAGGTGAAATCCTCATCCTTCCACTCAGGCCCATTTATACCAGGTTAAAAAAGGGGCCAGAGCAGTGTACAAGGGCTCAAATAGCCCTGGATCTGACCAGGGAGAACTCTCGCACTGTAGGAACCAAGGAAGATTGCAGGCAGGCCATACTCCAAGGACACCCTCAAAAGTCTTAGTGTAGGGGATATGGTCACAGCATGTAACCCTGCAAAGATTCTGGTTGCCATAACTTAAACAGCCCCTCACTGCTGTCTACATTACACCAGAGTCCGCTTTGAATCTTGGAGCAACCCAGAATCTGGAGGTTGTAAATGGTACTCTTAAAGCCACATCAGCTCCACACGTCACATTAGACTAAGAATACTGTGCTGCATCTTTTAGAATCCAGTCCAGCATATCTCCTAGTATATTTAATTTTGATTAGTTCATTTTATATTCTACACAATAAATAAACTAGAGCTGTCAAGCAACTAAAAAAATTCTGTGTGATTAATCGCACcgttaaataatagaataacatttatttaaatatgtttggatgttttctacaattttcaaatatattgatttcaattacaccacagaataaaaaaaaagtgtacagtgctcactttattttttattacaaatatttgcactgtaaaaaacaaataaaacagtatttttcaattcacgtcaaacaagtactgtagtgcaatctctttatcatgaaagttgaacttacaaatgtagaattatgtacaaaaaataactgtatttaaaaataaaacaaagtccactcagtcctacttcagccaatcgcttagACAACAAGTTTGGTTactatttgcaggagataatgctgtccatgtcttgtttacaatgtcacctgaaagtgagaacaggtgtttgcatgacactgttgtagctggtgtcacaaggtatttacatgccaaatacactaaagattcatatgtcccttcatgcttcaaccaccattccagaagacatgcacccatccgatgatgggttctgctcgataacaatccaaagcagagtgaaccaacacacgttcattttcatcatctgtgtcagatgccatcagcagaaagttgattttcttctttggtgtttcaggttctgtaatttctgcatcgagtgttgctcttttaagacatctgaaagcacgctccacacctcatccctctcagattttggaaggcacttcaggattcttaaaccttgggtcaagtgctgtatctatcctaagaaatctcacattggtaccttctttgcgttttgtcaagtCTGCTGTGaacgtgttcttaaaatgaacgtgtgctaggtcatcatctgagactgctataacatgaaatatatggcagaatgtgggtgaaAAAACAGGAGACACAGAATTTtcttccaaggagttcagtcacaaatttaattaacacttgtttttaaagcaatcatcaacagcatggaaacatgtcctctggaatggtggccgaagcatgaaggggcatatgaatgtttagcatatctggcatgtaaataccttgcaacgccgagaatgcctgttctcaatttcaggtgacatcgtaaataagaagcagtcagtagtatctcctgtaaatgtacacaaacaagaagtaggactgagtggacttgtaggtgttaaagttttacattgttttgtttttgagtgcagttatgtaacaataaaaatgtacatttgtaagttatactttcatgataaagagattgcactacggtacttgtataggtgaatttaaaaaacactttcttttgtttataatttttatagtgcaaatatttgtaataaaaataatataaagtgagcactgtactctttgtattctgtgttgtaatagaaatcaatatacttgaaaatgtagaaagacatccaaaacatttcataaatttcaattggtattctattgtttcacagtgtgattaatttttttaattgcagttaatttttgagttaatcatgtgagttaactacGATAAATCGACAACCCTACTTTATTTACAAAGGGACTGAACTTTGATCCAGATTAAGGCTCAGAAAGTAGGAAAATTAAATGAGAAATCTTCGAGAAGACACCTGAGACATACTGCCAGAAGAAGGAGGAAGACAGCAATTTTTTCAGATTACTATTATTCTCTTCTTTATTCTAgtctaatttttaaattttgagtGTAACCGAAGGTTGTTCTATCTTGTCCCACTGGATATTGTTTGAAAAGACTAAAAGAATAGTAGCCGACACTATAAACTAAAGAATTCTATACAATATTTTGAGTTGGTGCTCAGAACAATATACTGTTAATAGAAACTTATGTAACAGAACCACACCCCATCCTTAACTAGTTTAGTTAGactatctgtctctctcttcccccattaATTATACAGTGTCCATTATCCTGGATTTATAACTTGGCATGTAAACAGTGGCTGAACCTAAAACTGGCAATCTAAGATTTCAGTTCAGAGAGGAGAAAATTTATAAATCATCCTAACATCTAGTTCACTTATTTGAAGTTACAAACGTGTACCTGACATCCAAAAGTCTTACCAGTTCAAAAtactgtcatttttttaaaatgaaggcaAGTGTATAATTTTGCATTGAGTGTTAAAAGAAAGCAGCAGACCattaggggagggaaggagagatacTTCTTAATATGAACTTGGAATGATTAGTGTTTCTCTTGCCTATCCCTAAATAGCCTATCCATGTATTTTGTACATTGCTAAACTGTCTCAAGGGTCATGATTTTAAACATGTAACTCCTTTTGATTTGCAGTTACTTCCACTTTTTGACAACAAAATATTCTGATAGATGTACACGTAATCAAACATTAACTTCCCAAAACCATGTTACATTTAAACTAAAAAAGTCATATCTAGAATCTTGCATTTACAggatataatttaatttaaacagcTGCCTGGATTGAATAAAAACCTTAGTACAAATAAAGTTCAAATTACCTGAAGGGCTTAAACATAAGCTGGACAGATCCGGTTGAATAAGACAGAAGTGTTTAAGAGCTAAGGCTGTGAATCATTCATGGAGGTCACGAAAGTCACAGCTTCCACGAGTTTCTGTAGGCACTgtgaattttgcagcactggtgtgGGTGAGCCCAGAACCACCACAGCAGCTGGGGAAGCCCCAGGGCCAGCCATACCGGACACTGCTCTGGCAGCCCCATGCAGCTCGTCCCCGGTGCTGCCCCAAGGCCACTCTCCACCTGGACCAGTGGCGGGGGAGGCCTGGGCCACCCCTCCTTTCCAGGAcctgcagcagggggcccccaagtcatctccccagcagaagcattgccccatgctgccctgccccaagcagcagtcttcaggagcgcCCCTTTCCAGCAGGTAAGATTTaatcacagctatttttagtaaaagtcatggacaggtcatggggccATGACtctttgtttattgcctgtgatccatccatgacttttattaaaaatacctgtgactaaaacgtagccttattaATAGCTTTTAAGTGCAACTAGAAAAAACTTCTCACAAATTTCAAAAATCCATTTGGAACTAGAATTGAAGATAGCTTGTCATTTTTAAGAGATTGAAAGGGCTTTGTACATCTTCTACAAGCCAGAAAAGTAGCATTAGGTTTTGTACTGTTCTGGTAATAGTGGTATGTCTTACAATGATGCATCTAATATTTAAAAGCTTTTCCATTTAATGTTAATGGAAGTGGTCTcaaaaaagcacattttaaaaataaaaaacgaaCCTTCAGAGTCCTGCAAATATGATTTATGGTGGTAATGCTGAATAGTATCTCCATTCCTACTGACCAGGTTATCCAAATTGTATTTAGCAAACTGTGGCTTTGCTGGAAATAGGAATTTTCCCAATTGCACTGTTACAGTTAGGCCACTTGCCAAGCTTGTATGACTCAGAATAAAAAGGAAAGATGGCAAAATTTATCTTACTCACAACTACATTTTTCCCTACGGTGCAGCACATGGTTTTCTGCTATGTGGTTAGCTGCAGAAGTAAACACACAGTGAAGTAGAGCTATTGTATTCCCTTAGCTACAAATCAAACACAGTGAGGACACAGAATTCTTGTTACAAAGCAGTGTATTTTCCTACTACCATCTTCCTTCCCAAAGAAAGCATGACATTTTTTGCTATCTTACACAATGTCCTTGGTAACAAATATTTTTTATACCAAATCAGATCACACAGACTTTTGAATTTTAAAGAAATCATTTATAAACCTATAACGTTTAATTACTGAAAGATGTAGTAATAGCTTTTCTAAACGTAGGCATCAATAGAATTCCTCTCTACCAACCAAGTTTGCATAGGCTTTGTGCAGGGAACAGTATTTGCCCTAAGTGTTTTTCTGAATTTCTATAGTATTACACGTTTAAAATTTGATACAATATTCAAGTAGAGAATATAAAGTATTTCAAGGCAATGAAAAAACTGCCACTCAACTATCAGTATTTACGGTCTGTTAGTCAGTATTCAGCTACCATTTACATTTTTCATGTTTCTTTAATATTGTCACTTTGAAGATAAAGATTTGGGCAAATACAACTTTAAACGAGAGTTGAGCCACTAAGTTACAACTGAAATTCCAGACCCCACAGTGTTCATAAACTTACGTTTTAAAACATGGGTCTCCGGACATTAGCTGCATGCTGATCAATACCTACAAATCAGGAAAAACAACACACataagcaaaacaaagaaaacaccaTAAGTCAGCAAAGGAATTGATCTGTGATATTATATGATGTGTCAATAAGTAATACCCAGTACCAAATCTGCATTTAAATTGAAAATGTGTGcgtgttttacacacacacaaacacacacttatgTAAAGAAAACTAATTGTGTCCACGATAATATTGGTACAGAAGAGAGTTAAACCGCTATAAATCTTACATGGCAGTCTTTTAAAACAAAGCAAGAGCTACAAACTAATGTTTGAAATCAGTTACATTATCTCATTTCTACCTTAGGATTCTATAAAAGGACACAAgacaatacaataaaaataagtaTTAACAGTagggggttcaaaaaacagaaGAACTGTAGGAGATCTCATCCATCCCCTTAGATCAACAATGTGGATGTACAAGGAATTCCATTTGCACATACACCAGCAGCAGGCACATTACTCCACTGAATCATCATTTATTAAGAGTTGCTTATTAGATTGTCAAGAGACAAAAACCGGCTGTGCTGCCGTCATTGGGAAAGTCACAGGTGAAGGCAACCATAAAGGCAAATAATGTAATCAAACATCCATAAACAAAGCAAGTCAGGACTCATTTGACCAAAAAGTTGACACCACCAGCAGGGTTTTCATGAATGTTTTCTGGAATAAAGAAACATGTTCTGGGGAAGCCTAGAACTGCCTCAAACAAATAGAAACTGAAGACCTAAAAACTGTATAGTTACCTGTGTGACTGATCAATCCCAGTGCCCCAACATCACAATTTAATCAAATTACACAAATCTGTCCCAAATTCTACTGATCCAAATGGATTAGAACAGAAAAGGATGGTGGTTCTAGATCACTCTCAGGGGTTCAAGATTTCAAATATTTCCACAAATTCTTTGGCACTGGTTAGAGAGTGAGTGCAAGAGGATTTCCATCTCCCATCACAATCCATGACTGAAAGTTGGCTCATTCTTTACAGAATTAGGCAAGCCAACTAAAGAAAACTACCCTGAAAAGAACTAACTGCATATAACTATTACAGTATTATAtaaactatgtctacactagactctAATTGTCTTATATTGAATTTACTTTGCATTGCCCAATTCCAATAGGaaactaaaattaatttaataCTTAAAAATGGTTCTCCTGTATAGCTCACTAATCAGAGTTCCAAAACTGGTAAAAATAATCCACCAATTTGTTGCTTGTATGAATGTCACTTGGTCCTCAAAAATAAGGCTGAGATTACTGTATTGTATTACTTACACGTCCAGTCTTCCTGTAGTAAGAGAGAGTACTGACAGAAAGGAAGTTCAGCAacagcaaatatattttaaaccttGTTAAATGCTTGACTGTCATCATGTTTGTGGTTTTCAGTTCCACAACATATTAGTTCCTGTTTTTCCCTTATGcagttaataaaaatacatttttacctCAGATAATATgatgggaaaaaaaaccatgaaTTAATTACTTTGAGAATGGAATTATCCTGTCTAGTATTTTTGGTATCATAACCTTCCAGTAAACAGCGACGAGTGGTatttcctgatccagcaaactctGCAAGGTTTAGGTCTGCAAAGCCCAGCTATTAAGAAAGAATGAAGAGTTAGATATCATAGTATAATCCAGGGCCACTTACTCTATGCACAATAATTAGTATTCATTATTAGCCTTTAATCACACTTGAATTAGAATGACTGCTTCATGCAGAAGGGATggactaaaaaaaataattaaaaaaaaaggaagttacattagaaaagaaaagaaaaaatgtctaCAAAATCTTGTAAATAGTTAGAATTGATACTGTTTAATATGATTAAATGCCAAATGCTGCTCAGCTGTACTCTTAGTTTCAACTTACATCTAAAAAAACCCTAG includes the following:
- the LOC115656771 gene encoding protein FAM102B-like translates to MATLTDVKVRRGADVGSNHHLVTDAIKLKLRSVGPPNKGHRCYDIDKLESLEELKGGKAYAKLGFADLNLAEFAGSGNTTRRCLLEGYDTKNTRQDNSILKVLISMQLMSGDPCFKTPPSTGMSITIAGEAESLHEDRKGGENLKVVHLGVSDLSAKSASVPDELGACGHSRTSSYASQQSKLSGYSTCHSRSSSFSDLSHRRNTSVGSTSTGIGSILEPCEETEPKITDDNFDTPVKDISSEKLSRHPVKQDSVESQLKRVDATRVDADDIVEKILQSQDFSLDSSAEEEGLRLFVGPGGSTSFGSHHLPNRVGSGAYEQVVIKR